A DNA window from Ahaetulla prasina isolate Xishuangbanna chromosome 7, ASM2864084v1, whole genome shotgun sequence contains the following coding sequences:
- the ZNF800 gene encoding zinc finger protein 800 — MPLRDKYCQTDHHHGCCEPVRVLEPGDPPLLQQPFHTSKSGIQQIIECFRSGTKQLKHILLKDVDTIFECKFCRSLFRGLPNLITHKKYYCPPSLRMDDNSPDINDKQSQAITDLLEAMYPRVNKQDYIIRLEPIETNQNAVFQYVSKADSSVENTDTNIVPDQASVETPEHTTDPPPKPVSDTSETKAEETPPLIVEKIMPTSEEPAPCSKPELECDNNSDSGHQLICCLCKKEFHSRRSVRRHIRKVHKKKMEELKKFIQIKKRPNQTSGRGRNKNVLVTLGKSCPLCIKSFATKANVRRHFDEVHRGLRRDSITPDIATKPGQPLSLDKTSAKTAKTQKQKPSKAEYNLTTCKCLLCKRKYSSQVMLKRHMQIVHKITLSTKNPKRQRKPNAEVKVKIEPTESAESMPSICSSLQNEVKGINNSNERKNKLSTERKNAVSNEKKKTLTERKGISSTGKKNVTPAKKNKVKQSCQKSKSNNQSLTSGLKKPRKPRLSVGFDFKKLYCKLCKRQFTSKQNLTKHIELHTDGNNIYVKFYRCPLCTYETRRKRDVIRHITVVHKKSSRYLGKITASLEIRAIKKPIDCILKKVAKRSPQRDEGKQNGSKQDVTSNSPNKKYEGTDVGIEVKVTKNFSLHRCNKCGKAFAKKTFLEHHKKTHKANVTHSPEEDNKTKGRSTRSKALVC, encoded by the exons ATGCCTCTTAGAGACAAGTACTGTCAGACTGACCACCATCATGGATGCTGTGAACCAG TACGTGTGCTGGAACCTGGAGATCCTCCTTTATTACAGCAGCCTTTTCATACATCAAAATCTGGAATCCAGCAAATTATTGAATGTTTTCGATCAG GAACTAAACAACTCAAGCATATTTTGCTAAAAGACGTGGATACCATTTTTGAATGCAAATTCTGCCGCAGTCTCTTCAGAGGGCTACCAAATTTAATAACTCATAAAAAATACTATTGCCCACCAAGTCTTCGGATGGATGACA acTCTCCTGATATAAATGATAAACAGAGTCAAGCAATAACTGATCTTCTAGAAGCTATGTATCCAAGGGTGAACAAGCAAGATTATATAATACGTTTGGAACCTATAGAAACAAACCAGAATGCTGTGTTTCAGTATGTTTCAAAGGCAGATAGTTCAGTGGAGAACACTGATACAAACATTGTTCCTGACCAAGCTTCTGTAGAAACACCAGAACATACAACAGATCCTCCTCCTAAACCAGTGTCAGATACTTCAGAAACAAAAGCTGAAGAGACTCCTCCCTTAATTGTTGAGAAGATAATGCCAACTTCAGAAGAACCTGCCCCATGCTCAAAACCTGAATTAGAATGTGATAATAATTCTGATTCTGGTCATCAATTAATTTGTTGCCTGTGTAAAAAAGAATTTCATTCCAGACGCAGTGTACGCCGTCATATTAGGAAAGTCcataaaaaaaagatggaagaacTAAAGAAAtttattcaaattaaaaaaaggccAAATCAGACATCTGGAAGGGGCCGCAATAAGAATGTTTTGGTAACTTTGGGTAAAAGTTGTCCTTTGTGTATTAAATCATTTGCTACAAAAGCCAATGTAAGAAGGCATTTTGATGAAGTTCATAGAGGACTGAGGCGGGATTCTATAACTCCTGATATAGCTACAAAACCTGGACAGCCTTTATCCTTGGATAAAACCTCTGCAAAAACTGctaaaacacaaaaacaaaagcCTTCAAAAGCTGAGTACAATTTAACTACTTGCAAATGCCTCTTGTGTAAGAGAAAATATAGTTCCCAGGTAATGCTTAAAAGGCATATGCAAATTGTTCACAAGATAACTCTTTCTACTAAGAATCCTAAAAGACAGAGAAAGCCTAATGCAGAAGTGAAAGTGAAAATTGAACCAACAGAATCTGCAGAATCTATGCCTTCCATCTGCAGTTCTTTGCAGAATGAAGTAAAGGGAATAAATAattcaaatgaaagaaaaaataaattatccaCTGAGAGAAAGAATGCAGTAtccaatgaaaaaaagaaaacgcTCACTGAACGAAAAGGCATATCATCCACTGGAAAAAAGAATGTAACTCcagctaaaaaaaataaagttaaacaGAGCTGTCAGAAATCAAAGTCAAATAATCAGTCTCTTACAAGTGGTCTCAAAAAGCCCAGAAAGCCAAGGCTATCAGTTggctttgattttaaaaagctttACTGTAAACTCTGTAAACGCCAATTTACTTCTAAACAAAACTTAACAAAGCACATTGAGTTGCACACAGATGGAAATAATATTTATGTTAAATTCTATAGGTGTCCCCTCTGCACTTACGAAACACGCCGAAAGCGTGATGTGATAAGACACATAACTGTAGTACATAAAAAGTCTTCACGTTACCTTGGTAAGATAACCGCAAGTTTAGAAATCCGAGCAATAAAAAAGCCTATTGACTGCATTCTAAAAAAGGTAGCAAAAAGAAGCCCTCAGAGGGATGAAGGTAAACAGAATGGTTCAAAACAAGACGTTACCTCTAACTCaccaaataaaaaatatgaaGGAACTGATGTTGGCATTGAAGTGAAAGTCACAAAAAACTTCTCTCTGCACAGATGCAATAAATGTGGAAAAGCATTTGCCAAAAAGACTTTCTTAGAACATCACAAGAAGACTCATAAAGCAAATGTGACACATTCACCTGAAGAAGACAACAAAACCAAAGGCAGAAGTACAAGATCTAAAGCTCTTGTCTGTTGA